The DNA segment CATGGACCCGGCTCTTTCAACTACCATACTTAATCTGGTCAACTCTCCTTTCTATGGTTTGTCACAGGAAGTTTCAGATCTTAAGCGTGCTGCGATAGTTCTGGGAACGAGAGAGTTGCTCAATCTTGCGGTTACTGTTTCGTTTCAAAAACATATTTCTGACCATCTTGAGAAACAAGACTACAAGATTTACAGCGATTGGATGCTCACCGTGTGGGGAGCTATTTCCGCTCAATTGATTGCTTCCAGAATTTGTCCTGAGTATGCTGACAAGATGTATCTTTGCTGTCTTCTTAAAGATATATCCTTGTTGTTTCTCAGATGTGCTGCCCCTGATGAAATTCCTGAGATGTTTTCAAATGATTCGGTTACAAGATCTTATTCCGGTCAGGCAGAAGCTGAGAATGATAGTTGGGGCATGACTCATGGAGCACTCAGTCAACTTTTGCTTTCTCGCTGGAAACTTAAGACTCTTGAATGTCCATCCATCCTGCATCATCATTCTTTAGAAGAATTAGATTCTTTCGATTTGCCGACTCAGGCTGTAATTCTGGGTACTAAGTGGGCCGAGATGGAACTGGGCAATTCTTCTGCTCCTTTTAATGTTTTGCAGTTTGAAGTTCAGCTTCAAAACGCTTTGGATATGGATGAAGAAACTATTGAAGATTTTAGAAGTGTTTGCCGTACTAAATTTCAATCCATGCTTAATACATTGGGAATGGATGAAGGTGGGAGTGGAACCCATTTTTATAACCATTCCATAAAGACACTTCAAGCCAGTTATTTTATGAGCCTCGAGCTTCTTACAGCCGAAGGTGGAGTGGATTCAATCTCCCGGATAATAGGGCGCCATGTTAAGCTTAACTGGGATATAAATGAATGGGAACTTGTTCTTAAGTCTCCGGATTTTGATAAATATTATTTGTATAGAGTCGGAGAGTCAGGACTGGAAAGGGTTTTCTCACAGGTTGATAAAAAAGACCTCAAGTGGACTGTGCGAGCTGATGGTATAACCATTTCCAGCCGTGGTGTTTTCCTTGGTGAGTTTCGGTGTTTGTGTCCGGGGCTTTCTGAGAGTGAGAAGAATGATTTAAAATTATATTTCAGATTTATAGGTCAGGCTTATGAGCATTACAGCCTAAGGCAGCATTTGCTGGAAGGGCGGGCTGTAACTCTTGAAACTCTGCCTCTCGGGATTGCCCGCCTAGATATTCAGGGCAGTGTTCTTGATATGAACGATGAGATGGTACGTATTATTGGAGGAACTGGAATCTCCGGAGCGAAGGAGTTCAGTGAATTATTTAATATGGGTGTCGGTGCTGGACTTGGCAAGGGATGGGCTGAGTTTCTTGCAGATAACTCCAAAACTTCTTTCAGCAAAATCCTTTGTGTAAGACTTCGTACGGGTGGAATCCCGCGTGATGCATGCCTTTATATTTCTGCATATAAGCAGAAAAGTGGAGAAGATTGGCTCATTTCGGTAATTATGGAAGATGTTCGCGAAATTTCGGAAACTCAGATTCAGGCGCTTAAGCAGAAAGATTTTCTGGAAGGTCTTATTGATTCCATGCGTGATGTTGTTTTCACTGTCGATGTTCGCGGAAATATACATTATGTATCATCTCGCTATTCCAAAATTTTTCTAGGACGTAATCTCTTTGATATAGCGACTCCCTCAGGTGCTTTTACCGGCCGATGGGGTCCTGAACTGTTTGAGCAGCCTAAATCTGTTGTGGAAGTTTTGATGAAAAGAACGGATTCTACTGGATTACCGTTTGAACTTGTCATCAGTAAGCTTGAAGGGGCGGGTGAGAAATATTTGATCGTCGCCCGAGATATGACTGCTATCAGAAGGCTGGAAGAAAAACTGAAAAAACAGGCTGTCTTTGACGGACTGACAGAGTTGTTCAATCATACTCAGTTCAACACGATGCTCGGCCGTGAAATAACCCGTAGCAAAAGAACCGGGCGTCCTGTCGGTATATTGTTTTTTGATTTGGACGGGTTCAAAAAAGTTAATGATACAGAGGGACATCAGGCCGGAGATGATGTCTTGAAAAGTGTCGCAGTTATTTTGAAGGAAGAACTCAGAGCAGGAATGGATTTTCCGTGTCGATACGGCGGAGATGAGTTTGGAGTGATTGTTACAGAGGTCCGGCCTGAATCCCTTGAAATGATAGGGAATAGAATTCGGATGAAAATAGAGACTAAATTTTCAGGAAGAGTCACCATCAGTGGCGGTATGACCGTTTATGAAGATGGAGATTCTCCGGTCAGTATGCTTAAGCGGGCTGACACAGCGGCATATGATGCCAAGGATTTGGGTGGTAATTTGTTGAAATGGGCGAAAAAAGAATCTTGAGCGTACAGCTGAGATTTTATTATTTATATTAAAAAAGGAGATAACCATGCTCTGGCGGGTTGAGGTTGGTCTTAAAAAGAATGTCCGGGATGTTCACGGGAATAAAGTTTCCCGTAAAATCAGGGAAGAGCTCGGCATAGAAGCCGGCGAAGTCCGGACCATTAAAGTTTATACTGTTGAAGGTCTTGAAAAAGCCGATATTGATAAGGTGCTGGAGCTTGGAGTTCTGCATGATCCTGTCCTGCACATTCCGTCTCTTACCCCTCTTGCGGCTGACTTCGCCTGGAATTTGGAAGTCGGATTTCGTCCGGGTGTAACGGATAACGAAGGTCGCACTGCAAAAGAATCTCTGGTTCTGGTTATTAATCCTGAAGATGCTGCAAAAGTTAAGGTTTACACCTCTACTCAGTACATTTTTTCAGAAAAGCTTGAGAAAGAGCAGATTGCATCTATTGCAAAAGATCTTTTAGCTAACGAATTGATTCAGCGTTACGAAATTTGTTCTGCTGACGAATGGGAAAAATCTCCCGGATTTGAAGCTAAAGCGGCTCAAGTCACAGGCAAAGCCAGTGACGAAGTTGCAATTATTGATCTTCTTGCAATGAATGATGATGAAATGATGGCGTTCAGCCGTGCAAATACTCTCGCCATGAGTATTGAAGAATTTCATTCCATTCGTGATTACTACTCTGATCCCGAAGTTCTTGCAGAACGCAAGAAAATGGGGATTGATCCTAATCCCACAGATGCTGAACTTGAAGCTCTTGCACAGACATGGTCTGAGCACTGCAAGCACAAAATTTTCAGTTCTAAAATTGAATACGAGAACAGAGAGACCGGAGTATCTACTACCGTAGACAGTCTCTACAAATCCTGCATTCAGAATACCACCAAGGAAATTCGTAAAGACAAAGGCGATGATGACTTTTGTCTGTCAGTTTTCAAGGACAATGCCGGGGTTATCAAATTTAATGAGAAGCTGAATGTTTGCGTTAAAATGGAAACTCACAACAGTCCTTCCGCTCTTGACCCTTACGGCGGAGCGCTGACAGGAATTGTTGGTGTTAACCGCGACCCTATGGGAACCGGACTGGGTGCAAACCTTCTTTGTAACACTGATGTTTTCTGTTTTGCTTCCCCTTTTTACGAAGGAGAACTTCCTCCGCGTTTACTTCATCCTCGCAGAGTTCTTGAAGGAGTTCGCGAAGGTGTTGAACACGGCGGTAATAAATCAGGTGTGCCTACTGTAAACGGTTCCATTGTTTTCGATGAAAGATACCTCGGTAAACCTCTTGTTTATTGCGGAACTGTCGGAACAATGCCCGTCAAGGTTGCCGGACGTTTGAGCCATGAAAAGAAAGCCCAGGTCGGCGATATTATCGTTATGACAGGTGGTCGTATCGGTAAAGACGGAATTCACGGCGCAACTTTCTCATCCGAAGAATTGCACGAAGGATCTCCTGCTACAGCTGTTCAGATTGGTGACCCTATCACTCAGCGCAAGATGTATGATTGCCTCATGCGCGCCCGTGATACCGGGCTATATAGTGCTATTACTGATAACGGAGCCGGCGGGTTGTCTTCTTCCGTTGGAGAAATGGCTGAAGATACCGGTGGCTGTGATCTCGATCTCGCTAAGGCTCCGCTTAAATATGACGGTCTTAAGCCTTGGGAAATTCTTGTTTCCGAAGCTCAGGAGCGTATGACTCTGGCTGTTCCTCCCGAAAAGCTGGACGAGTTCATGGCCTTGGCAAAAGAGATGGACGTTGAAGCAACTGCGCTCGGTACTTACACAGACAGCGGTATCTATAATATCAGATACGGTGATAAGCCTGTTGCAGCTCTTCGTATGGACTTCCTGCATGACGGTGTGCCTCAGATGCAGCTTAAAGCTGTCTGGGACCGTCCAGTTGTTGATTTCAAAGGTGAGCCGGAAGTTAAAGATCATACTGCTCTGCTTAAAGATATGCTTGGCAGACTTAATATATGCAGTAAAGAATACGTCATCCGTCAGTATGACCACGAGGTTCAGGGACGCAGTGTCGTCAAACCTCTGGTCGGTAAGAAGCAGGACGGTCCCGCTGATGCCGGTGTGCTGAGACCTGACCTTGATTCCGATAAGGGGCTTGTTGTCTCTCACGGAATATGTCCTAAGTTCAGTGACCTCGACACATACTGGATGATGGCTAATGCCATTGATGAAGCTGTCAGAAATGCCGTAGCCGTGGGTGGTGACATTTCACACATGGCCGGAATTGATAACTTCTGCTGGTGTGATCCGGTTCAATCCGAAACAACTCCTGACGGACATTACAAGCTTGCTCAGTTGGTCAGAGCTAATCAGGCTCTTTCTCACTTCAGCCGCGCATATGGCGTGCCTTGTATCTCCGGTAAAGACTCAATGAAAAATGACTACAAGGGCGGGGGCGTAAAAATATCCATTCCTCCAACGGTCCTTTTCTCTGCGGTCGGGATTGTTCCTGATGTTAATAAGTGCGTCACTTCAGATTTCAAGAATCCCGGTGATTTTGTGTATGTTCTAGGTATTACCAGAAATGAACTTGGCGGCTCGGAAGTTTCTTCTCAGCTCGATTTTGTTCATCCTTCTGTTCCGCATGTAGAAGCTCTTACTGCCCTTAAACGTTATGAAACAGTTCAGACAGCCATGAGCCAGGGGCTTATTTCAGCCTGTCATGACCTTTCTGACGGTGGACTCGGAGTTGCTCTTGCTGAGATGTCAATCGGCGGTAGAATCGGCGTAGAGGCTGATCTTTGTTCCGTTCCTTCCGAGTATGGTTTGAGTACTCTAGCTATCCTTTACAGTGAATCTGCAAGTAGATTTGTTGTGACTGTATCGCCTGAGCATGCTCAGAAGTTTGAAGCCCTCTTCGAAGGACAGGTTTTCGGACGTATAGGTATGACAACCGGACTTGATACTTTCGGCCTTGCAGAAGGAACAACCGGAATAGTCAGAAGCAAGATTCACCTTCTTGCAGATGCCTTCAAAGGCACTCTCGACTGGTAGATTCTGTACGAAATATTGCTTTTAGAAGAGCCGCATCGGTTAATTTCGATGCGGCTCTTTTTTATGGGAAGAGATAGGCAATTAAAAAGGCCCGGAAGCGTGAGCTTCCGGGCCTTTAATATTTATAACCGTGAAGTTAAAGACTTCTATTCGTCGTCTTCAACAGCGTCGGAGATGGAGCATTCGGTTGTCAGCAGAAGGCTGGAAACTGATGCTGCATTCTGGAGAGCGATACGGGTAACCTTTTTAGGATCGATAACACCGGCCTTGATAAGGTCTTCGTATACACCAGTTGCTGCGTTAAAGCCGAAGCCGTCTTTGCCTTCAGCAACTTTTTCAACAACGATAGAACCTTCGAAACCAGCATTTTCAGCGATCATGCGAAGGGGCTGCTGAACAGCACGGCGAATGATACCGATACCGGCAAGCTCGTCATCGTTACCTGATTTGAGGTCGTCGAGAACTTTAGCGCAACGAACAAGGGCGGTTCCGCCACCGGCTACGATGCCTTCTTCAACAGCTGCGCGAGTTGCGTTAAGAGCATCTTCAACGCGAGCTTTCTTTTCTTTCATTTCGATTTCAGTTGCTGCGCCGACTTTGATTACTGCAACTCCGCCAACAAGCTTGGCGAGACGTTCCTGCAATTTTTCGCGGTCGTAGTCAGAAGTAGAGTCAGCTGCCTGACTTTCGATTCTGCGTACACGAGCTTTGATATCATCAACAGAACCGGCACCGTCAACAATGATTGTGTTTTCTTTGTCGATTCTGATGCGTTTAGCAGTTCCGAGTCCGTCGATAGTCATAGCGTCAAGGGACAAACCTACGTCTTCAGATACAACCTGAGCACCGGTCAGAACAGCGATGTCCTGAAGCATTTCTTTACGGCGGTCACCAAAGCCAGGAGCTTTGATAGCACAAACCTGAAGGTTGGCGCGGAGTCTGTTAACTACGAGAGTTGCAAGAGCTTCACCGTCGATGTCTTCTGCAACGATGAGCAGAGGACGGGACATTTTGAGGACCTGCTCAAGAATGGGCAGAAGGTCTTTCATGCTGGAAACTTTCTTTTCGCAGAGAAGGATCATAGGATCTTCAAATTCGCAGACCATTTTGTCTGTGTCAGTTGCGAAGTAAGGAGAAAGGTATCCGCGGTCAAACTGCATGCCTTCAACTACATCCAGTTCAGTCTTCATGGATTTAGCTTCTTCAACAGTGATAACGCCTTCTTTACCGACTTTGTCCATTGCTTCAGCAAGGATTTCGCCGATTGTGGAATCGCTGTTTGCGGAAATTGTTCCGACCTGAGCGATTTCAGATTTATCACGAGTTGGTTTAGCAAGTTTGTTGAGTTCATCAACAATAGCTGAAACAGCGGCGTCAATTCCGCGTTTGATGGACATTGGGTTACGTCCGGCAGCAACGAGCTTTACACCTTCAGCAAAAATGGACTGAGCAAGGACTGTTGCGGTAGTTGTACCGTCACCGGCGATGTCGTTGGTTTTGGAAGCAACTTCCTTAACCATCTGTGCGCCCATGTTTTCAAACTTGTCCTCAAGGTCGATTGCTTTAGCAACTGTAACACCATCTTTGGTGATTGTTGGTGCGCCCCAGGACTGTTCGATCACAACATTACGACCACGGGGTCCGAGTGTTACTTTTACAGCGTCGGCGAGAGTATCAACGCCGATTTTGAGATGTTCACGTGCTGTTACATTAAATTCAATAGCTTTAGCCATTTAAAGATCCTCCTGAGAGAAATTCGTTTGATTTATATATAGAGGCGCTAGCGGAAAATTATTCAACAACTGCGAGAATTTCTTCTTCGCGCATGATGATGAAGTCTTCACCATCAATAGAAAGTTCGTTGCCTGCATATTTAGCGAAGAGCACAACGTCACCTTCTTTTACGGACATGGGAGCTTTGTCTTTACCTGGTCCGGCTGCAGCAACAACACCTTTCATAGGCTTTTCCTGAGCGGAATCAGGGATGATAATACCACCGGCTGTTTTCTGTTCGCTTTCCAGACGCTTAATGAGTACGCGATCCTGTAACGGTTTGAGAGTCATGTTTCCTCCTGAACTAAATAAAGTATTGGTTGATAATCACTTAATAATCTGCGGGGTTGTGGCAGATTCTTCTTTGATTTTTAAAGTCGAGTTGCCTATTGTGTCATTCAAGGCAGTTCGCTTCATGCGTATGAAGTTGAATTAAATTAAGACAGAAGAGCAATATGTCAACACCGTATAATGAAAAAAACGGTATTAAAGTATTTGATTTTGCTTTTCGTTGAAAGGAGTGATCTGTATATGTCTCTTAATTCAAAAAGTATAGAAATTATACGGTTCAGCTTGACAATTAGCAGTTCTTCCCTGTAGTCCGCCACGTCCAGCCAAAAAAGGTTAAATAATGTTTTGCTTTTGTATAAAGCTTGATTTGATATCATTCTGATAAAAGTAATGCTTAGTCAGTTATGATTTGATATTACCCTATGGCTTTTTATTGTTTAATGGTGTAGTGGGCCTGTTGGGGTACGGATATACCGCTCGGGTTGCGGTTTAAAAAAATGAAGGAGTTTATTATGAGTAAGACTGTTCTTGTTAAGAAGTTCCGGGAAAAATTAGACATGAGTGCTAAAGATGCTTCCGCAGCGATTGACGGAGTTCTCGGTGCAATTGAAGATGGGCTTAAGGAAGAAGGCAATGTGACCCTTACTGGTTTCGGTACATTTAAAACTGTTGAACGTTCCGCACGTACAGGTCGTAACCCTCAGACTGGCCAGGCCATTGAGATCCCTGCTTCTCGCGGAGTAAAGTTTGCCCCCGGAAAATTTCTTAAGGACGCAGTTAAATAAGCTTATTCAATATTGACTGTTAAGCCGCTTCCGGGGATTCCGGGGGCGGCTTTTTTTATGCCTGATGATAAAAGTTTAATTTTGATAAATCTGACCAGTATAAATTCTTTATTTTTTGCTAAAGGCCGT comes from the Maridesulfovibrio ferrireducens genome and includes:
- a CDS encoding HU family DNA-binding protein yields the protein MSKTVLVKKFREKLDMSAKDASAAIDGVLGAIEDGLKEEGNVTLTGFGTFKTVERSARTGRNPQTGQAIEIPASRGVKFAPGKFLKDAVK
- a CDS encoding phosphoribosylformylglycinamidine synthase subunit PurS, with the protein product MLWRVEVGLKKNVRDVHGNKVSRKIREELGIEAGEVRTIKVYTVEGLEKADIDKVLELGVLHDPVLHIPSLTPLAADFAWNLEVGFRPGVTDNEGRTAKESLVLVINPEDAAKVKVYTSTQYIFSEKLEKEQIASIAKDLLANELIQRYEICSADEWEKSPGFEAKAAQVTGKASDEVAIIDLLAMNDDEMMAFSRANTLAMSIEEFHSIRDYYSDPEVLAERKKMGIDPNPTDAELEALAQTWSEHCKHKIFSSKIEYENRETGVSTTVDSLYKSCIQNTTKEIRKDKGDDDFCLSVFKDNAGVIKFNEKLNVCVKMETHNSPSALDPYGGALTGIVGVNRDPMGTGLGANLLCNTDVFCFASPFYEGELPPRLLHPRRVLEGVREGVEHGGNKSGVPTVNGSIVFDERYLGKPLVYCGTVGTMPVKVAGRLSHEKKAQVGDIIVMTGGRIGKDGIHGATFSSEELHEGSPATAVQIGDPITQRKMYDCLMRARDTGLYSAITDNGAGGLSSSVGEMAEDTGGCDLDLAKAPLKYDGLKPWEILVSEAQERMTLAVPPEKLDEFMALAKEMDVEATALGTYTDSGIYNIRYGDKPVAALRMDFLHDGVPQMQLKAVWDRPVVDFKGEPEVKDHTALLKDMLGRLNICSKEYVIRQYDHEVQGRSVVKPLVGKKQDGPADAGVLRPDLDSDKGLVVSHGICPKFSDLDTYWMMANAIDEAVRNAVAVGGDISHMAGIDNFCWCDPVQSETTPDGHYKLAQLVRANQALSHFSRAYGVPCISGKDSMKNDYKGGGVKISIPPTVLFSAVGIVPDVNKCVTSDFKNPGDFVYVLGITRNELGGSEVSSQLDFVHPSVPHVEALTALKRYETVQTAMSQGLISACHDLSDGGLGVALAEMSIGGRIGVEADLCSVPSEYGLSTLAILYSESASRFVVTVSPEHAQKFEALFEGQVFGRIGMTTGLDTFGLAEGTTGIVRSKIHLLADAFKGTLDW
- a CDS encoding co-chaperone GroES; its protein translation is MTLKPLQDRVLIKRLESEQKTAGGIIIPDSAQEKPMKGVVAAAGPGKDKAPMSVKEGDVVLFAKYAGNELSIDGEDFIIMREEEILAVVE
- the groL gene encoding chaperonin GroEL (60 kDa chaperone family; promotes refolding of misfolded polypeptides especially under stressful conditions; forms two stacked rings of heptamers to form a barrel-shaped 14mer; ends can be capped by GroES; misfolded proteins enter the barrel where they are refolded when GroES binds) yields the protein MAKAIEFNVTAREHLKIGVDTLADAVKVTLGPRGRNVVIEQSWGAPTITKDGVTVAKAIDLEDKFENMGAQMVKEVASKTNDIAGDGTTTATVLAQSIFAEGVKLVAAGRNPMSIKRGIDAAVSAIVDELNKLAKPTRDKSEIAQVGTISANSDSTIGEILAEAMDKVGKEGVITVEEAKSMKTELDVVEGMQFDRGYLSPYFATDTDKMVCEFEDPMILLCEKKVSSMKDLLPILEQVLKMSRPLLIVAEDIDGEALATLVVNRLRANLQVCAIKAPGFGDRRKEMLQDIAVLTGAQVVSEDVGLSLDAMTIDGLGTAKRIRIDKENTIIVDGAGSVDDIKARVRRIESQAADSTSDYDREKLQERLAKLVGGVAVIKVGAATEIEMKEKKARVEDALNATRAAVEEGIVAGGGTALVRCAKVLDDLKSGNDDELAGIGIIRRAVQQPLRMIAENAGFEGSIVVEKVAEGKDGFGFNAATGVYEDLIKAGVIDPKKVTRIALQNAASVSSLLLTTECSISDAVEDDE
- a CDS encoding HDOD domain-containing protein; its protein translation is MSLDEILESPRLMMKLSFPPVMLQLMEEAAKPEPDFSVLGKIISMDPALSTTILNLVNSPFYGLSQEVSDLKRAAIVLGTRELLNLAVTVSFQKHISDHLEKQDYKIYSDWMLTVWGAISAQLIASRICPEYADKMYLCCLLKDISLLFLRCAAPDEIPEMFSNDSVTRSYSGQAEAENDSWGMTHGALSQLLLSRWKLKTLECPSILHHHSLEELDSFDLPTQAVILGTKWAEMELGNSSAPFNVLQFEVQLQNALDMDEETIEDFRSVCRTKFQSMLNTLGMDEGGSGTHFYNHSIKTLQASYFMSLELLTAEGGVDSISRIIGRHVKLNWDINEWELVLKSPDFDKYYLYRVGESGLERVFSQVDKKDLKWTVRADGITISSRGVFLGEFRCLCPGLSESEKNDLKLYFRFIGQAYEHYSLRQHLLEGRAVTLETLPLGIARLDIQGSVLDMNDEMVRIIGGTGISGAKEFSELFNMGVGAGLGKGWAEFLADNSKTSFSKILCVRLRTGGIPRDACLYISAYKQKSGEDWLISVIMEDVREISETQIQALKQKDFLEGLIDSMRDVVFTVDVRGNIHYVSSRYSKIFLGRNLFDIATPSGAFTGRWGPELFEQPKSVVEVLMKRTDSTGLPFELVISKLEGAGEKYLIVARDMTAIRRLEEKLKKQAVFDGLTELFNHTQFNTMLGREITRSKRTGRPVGILFFDLDGFKKVNDTEGHQAGDDVLKSVAVILKEELRAGMDFPCRYGGDEFGVIVTEVRPESLEMIGNRIRMKIETKFSGRVTISGGMTVYEDGDSPVSMLKRADTAAYDAKDLGGNLLKWAKKES